A window of Tistrella bauzanensis genomic DNA:
GTGGATGAATGCCGGCTGGATGCCGCTGCTGGGTATTCTGCGCGCGGAACCCTATCGTCACGCCTCGTCCTTTCTGCTCACCACCATTCCGCTGTTCATCCTGATGGCGGAACTGCTGGCCCGGGGCACGGTGGTGCAGGCGATGTTCCGCTGCGCCTATGCCTTTGTCGGCCATCTGCGCGGCGGTCTGGCGCTTGCCGCCGTTGGTGCCAATGCCGGCTTCGCGGCGCTCAGCGGCTCCAGCACCGCCGCTGCCGCCGCCATGGCGCGGATCTCGGTGCCCGAGATGCGCCGCTTCGGTTATGACGACCGGCTGTCGCTGGGCACGGTGGCGATCGCCGGCACGCTGGCGATCATGATCCCGCCCAGCCTGGGGCTGATCATCTATGGCATCCTGACCGAAAGCTCGATCGGGCGGCTGTTCGTGGCCGGCATCGTGCCCGGGCTGCTGTCGGCCCTGGGTTTCGTGGTCTCGATCATGATCTGGGTGCGGCGCGACCCGTCGATCGCGCCGCAGGTGATGCGCACCGCCTGGCCGGAACGCCTGCGCAGCCTGACCGCGATCGGGCCGGCCATGCTGCTGGTGATCTTCGTCGCGGGCTCGATCTATTCCGGCGCCGCGACGCCGACCGAGGCCGCGGCCATCGGCGCGCTGGCGGCGCTGGTGATCAGCATCACCCTCGGCGGCCTGCGCCGCGCCGAGATGCTGGCCGCCTTCCGGTCGTCGATCCGCAGCACGGCGCTGATCTTCACCATCATCATCGGCGCCATGATCTTCGGCAAATATCTGGCCATCACAAGGCTGCCGCAGGATCTGCTGGCGGTGATCGTGGCGCTCGACGTGCCCGGATGGGTGATCATCGCCATCCTGGTCGTGATCTATCTGATCATGGGCTGCTTTCTCGACCAGCTTGCTGTGATGCTGCTGACCCTGCCGCTGACCTTCCCGCTGGTGATGGGGCTTGGCTATGATCCGATCTGGTGGGGCATCGTGCTGACCAAGACGTCGGAGATCGGCATGGTGACGCCCCCTCTGGGCCTGAACAGTTTCGTGGTGTCGGCCTCGGCGAATGCGCCGCTTGAAAAGACATTCGCCGGCGTGTGGCGGCTGCTGATCGGCGACCTGATCGTGCTGTTGCTGCTGCTGCTGTTCCCTGCCATCTCGCTCGTCCTGCCCGGCTGGTGGTACGGTCCGTGACATCACGCTTGATGCCAGGAGGAGACAGGTCATGTCGACGGCCGCGATCAAGACCGCCCGGCGGGTGTTCGAGGTGCTGGAATATTTCGACGAGGTGCGCCGCCCGCTGACCCTGCGTGAGGTCGCGACCCATTTCGGCTATCCGGTATCCAGCACCGCCGCCCTGCTCAAGAGCCTGCTGCAACTGGGCTATGTTGATTTCAACCGGCCGACCCGCACCTATATGCCGACCATGCGCATCGCCATGCTCGGCGAGTGGGTGCAGGCCTCGCTGTTCGGCGAGGGGCGCATCCTCAGGCTGATGCAGCACCTGAAGGACACGACCGGCGAGATGGTCAGCCTGGGCACCCAGTCCGACATCTATATGCAGTATGTCCATGTTCTGTATTCCGAAGAGGGGCTGCAATACCGCATCCGGCCGGGCAGCGTGCGCTCGATGACCCGGTCAGGCTTCGGCTGGCTGCTG
This region includes:
- a CDS encoding IclR family transcriptional regulator; amino-acid sequence: MSTAAIKTARRVFEVLEYFDEVRRPLTLREVATHFGYPVSSTAALLKSLLQLGYVDFNRPTRTYMPTMRIAMLGEWVQASLFGEGRILRLMQHLKDTTGEMVSLGTQSDIYMQYVHVLYSEEGLQYRIRPGSVRSMTRSGFGWLLFSAMPDAEIDKLLRRVNIDEDDPGRRMTFDELMVQVNEVRRLGHVYSRHTVTRGAGVIGMLLPAQSYGRRFTIGVGGPVERLEEKHDMILATMREAIPRFLPA
- a CDS encoding TRAP transporter large permease, yielding MFDVAFPIVLFLVTLVLGMPIGFSLIVAGATGVWMNAGWMPLLGILRAEPYRHASSFLLTTIPLFILMAELLARGTVVQAMFRCAYAFVGHLRGGLALAAVGANAGFAALSGSSTAAAAAMARISVPEMRRFGYDDRLSLGTVAIAGTLAIMIPPSLGLIIYGILTESSIGRLFVAGIVPGLLSALGFVVSIMIWVRRDPSIAPQVMRTAWPERLRSLTAIGPAMLLVIFVAGSIYSGAATPTEAAAIGALAALVISITLGGLRRAEMLAAFRSSIRSTALIFTIIIGAMIFGKYLAITRLPQDLLAVIVALDVPGWVIIAILVVIYLIMGCFLDQLAVMLLTLPLTFPLVMGLGYDPIWWGIVLTKTSEIGMVTPPLGLNSFVVSASANAPLEKTFAGVWRLLIGDLIVLLLLLLFPAISLVLPGWWYGP